From the Diospyros lotus cultivar Yz01 chromosome 13, ASM1463336v1, whole genome shotgun sequence genome, one window contains:
- the LOC127788575 gene encoding cytokinin dehydrogenase 1-like yields MLPPTYSKLGKDNLIVFLRFLIAMFFSCIINGNNLCSNQPFVSSTDSNIPLSLRALRLDGYLSSGNTEAAAKDFGNMHHHLPSAVLHPKSVSDISSTIKHIFEMGTESELTVAAKGHGHSLQGQAQACRGIVINMESLQGAEMHFYNGEQPYVDVSAGELWINILHESLKHGLAPKSWTDYLHLTVGGTLSNAGISGQTFRHGPQINNVYQLEVVTGKGEVVSCSDTQNADLFYAVLGGLGQFGIITRARISLEPAPRMVKWIRMLYSDFSIFTKDQEYLISSEDAFDYVEGFVIINRTGILNNWRSSFNPNSPLQASKFKSDGKTLFCLEIAKYFNLDDTDTVKQKVDVLLSKLSYIRSTLFLSDVSYIDFLDRVHISELKLREKGLWEVPHPWLNLLVPKSRIQDFAEVVFGNVLTDSINGPILIYPVNKTKWNDRTSMVTPEEDVFYLVAFLSSAMPSSTGTDSLAHMLTQNQRILEFCRTAALGVKQYLPYYSSQEAWQTHFGPQWSAFIQRKSTYDPLAILAPGQQIFQKGIAFS; encoded by the exons ATGTTACCGCCAACCTATAGCAAGCTGGGGAAAGACAACCTAATAGTGTTCCTCAGGTTTCTCATAGCCATGTTCTTCAGCTGCATTATTAATGGAAACAACCTTTGTTCCAACCAACCTTTTGTCTCCTCAACAGACTCAAATATCCCTTTATCACTGAGAGCATTAAGGCTTGATGGATATTTAAGCTCCGGGAACACAGAGGCTGCAGCCAAGGACTTTGGCAACATGCACCATCACCTACCATCAGCAGTTCTGCATCCCAAATCCGTTTCTGATATTTCCTCCACCATCAAGCATATTTTCGAGATGGGCACTGAGTCGGAGCTCACAGTGGCTGCCAAAGGCCATGGCCATTCCCTACAAGGTCAAGCACAAGCCTGTCGAGGGATTGTCATCAACATGGAATCACTTCAGGGAGCAGAAATGCATTTCTACAATGGGGAGCAGCCCTACGTGGATGTTTCTGCTGGAGAACTATGGATTAATATCCTGCATGAGAGTCTTAAACATGGGCTTGCACCAAAGTCTTGGACAGACTACCTTCATCTCACTGTGGGGGGAACCTTGTCAAATGCTGGAATCAGCGGACAGACATTTCGACATGGGCCCCAGATAAATAATGTCTATCAGCTGGAGGTTGTCACAG GGAAGGGAGAGGTGGTAAGCTGTTCAGATACACAGAATGCTGACCTCTTTTATGCTGTTCTTGGAGGACTGGGACAGTTCGGAATCATCACCCGGGCCAGAATTTCTCTAGAACCAGCACCCAGAATG GTAAAATGGATTAGAATGCTGTATTCAGATTTTTCCATCTTCACAAAAGACCAAGAGTATCTAATATCATCCGAAGATGCTTTTGATTATGTGGAAGGATTTGTCATAATCAACAGAACAGGTATCCTGAATAACTGGAGATCTTCCTTCAATCCCAACAGCCCTCTTCAAGCAAGCAAGTTCAAATCCGACGGGAAAACTCTGTTCTGCCTGGAAATAGCCAAATATTTCAACCTGGATGACACTGACACGGTGAAGCAG AAAGTGGATGTACTTTTGTCCAAGTTGAGTTACATTCGGTCCACACTCTTCCTTTCAGATGTCTCCTATATCGACTTCCTGGATAGAGTGCACATTTCAGAGTTGAAACTCCGGGAAAAGGGATTGTGGGAAGTCCCTCACCCATGGTTGAACCTTCTCGTTCCTAAAAGCAGAATTCAAGACTTTGCTGAAGTAGTTTTTGGAAATGTTCTAACAGACTCCATCAATGGTCCTATACTTATCTATCCAGTCAACAAAACCAA GTGGAACGACAGAACATCTATGGTTACCCCAGAGGAAGACGTCTTCTACCTAGTGGCTTTTCTATCCTCTGCAATGCCCTCCTCAACAGGAACAGATAGCTTAGCTCACATGTTAACCCAGAACCAAAGAATCCTAGAATTTTGCAGAACGGCTGCTCTTGGAGTGAAGCAATATCTTCCCTACTATAGCTCCCAGGAGGCTTGGCAAACTCACTTTGGCCCTCAATGGAGTGCTTTCATTCAAAGGAAATCCACCTATGACCCATTAGCAATCCTAGCTCCTGGACAGCAAATCTTTCAAAAAGGAATAGCATTTTCTTGA
- the LOC127788577 gene encoding uncharacterized protein LOC127788577 — translation MESGLVRTQDDKEESSTGIEESESAKNEVTQKDYPKQSLGSLEDMSRANTGDLKGGKNVSQGAVQANEDASGDVNMEASISFDDAVRAGGLGARDDIGSFLPVASYSTDFEASLLDARDYEETHEKKCRPGLGWTEATSKTFCC, via the exons ATGGAGTCTGGCTTGGTTAGAACTCAAGATG ATAAGGAGGAGAGCAGCACAGGAATTGAAGAATCTGAATCTGCCAAAAATGAGGTGACTCAGAAGGATTACCCTAAACAAAGTCTGGGTTCTCTGGAAGACATGTCACGAGCTAACACTGGGGATCTCAAAGGAGGGAAAAATGTCTCACAGGGTGCAGTTCAGGCAAATGAGGATGCTTCTGGGGATGTAAACATGGAGGCTTCCATATCTTTTGATGATGCGGTAAGGGCTGGAGGACTTGGAGCTAGAGACGACATAGGTAGTTTTCTTCCAGTTGCAAGCTACTCTACTGACTTTGAGGCTTCTCTTCTTGATGCCCGAGACTATGAGGAGACACATGAAAAGAAATGCAGACCAGGTCTTGGATGGACAGAAGCCACTAGTAAGACATTTTGTTGTTAA